The Solanum pennellii chromosome 4, SPENNV200 genomic interval GACTTGAGTTGTCGCTTTGACTAGTGAATGTTTCTTTAAATATTCGGAGTTAGTTATTTTGAGTTAACGCTTTACTTATAAAGTTCTCTTACtgttgagtaagtcttccgctgagagTTGAGtaaggccaagggttcgcttggggccaGTAATGTTTCTCGAGTGCCggtcacgtccagggtgtaggctcggagcgtgagaatatgataaatatttttatatataaaaaacatgTACTCACTTgacattaatttctttttctatatgtcaaaatcacataatttaaatatgaatttgaggAACGTCGGTTATGATCATATGTTCATGTCTTACATTGTTTTCGCCAGATTTTTACAAAATTGTAGTCTCCTCCTTTTATAATTGCATATATATGAAGAAGTTATTATCGAATGCAAGTAGTGTTTTTTAagaatttgtatataaatttaCGTCAATGTATTTCTTCCTTATATGATGTGTATTAAATCATTACCAATTGTAGTCTGTATGGTGTTCACCTacatataaattgtaattatttGTGATGAAGATAAtaaatgttgaaattgatgtatataaatcatatttacaCGTACTCTATCCTTTTGATGATTCAAAATTATGAAGTTTTTTCGACTGTaaaattaacaaacaaaaaaatacttaaattatttttaaaaatagttaattactattagttaaagtttttaatggaTGTAACTGTTAGGGAAAAATTTAAGGTCTTGAAACtaagattttataaaaaaaattattttaataattttttcttaaataaagtCATTAAGAAATAACTTTTAGACTTCACAAAATACTGACTATCAATTAATTTGCAAGTTAGGAATAAAACAGCAAGATGTAatagtttctttcatattaattgtttaCTATACCAACTTGTAATAGTAGTACTTTAACCTAAAGGAAATTTAATCATTTAGTATTGAAAAGGtaatttttttgtcttctacttttatttaattagtttccCTAATCAGTTATATTTATAACATCACGATGAAAGAATGAAAGTAAAATCCTtccattaattaatatatattaatatttgattaagttttaatttagtggaagaataaaatagtaattcaactttggaTTTTAGAACTAGCTTtccacttttaataatatataatatgatgatatatgatatgatatatgatgtattttgaattctaatgtgttaataatttttctttttaaaaaaatattacatgttTATGTAGTATATATAATACTTGTCAATCCTAGCTAATATgtttaaacaacaaaatatatgataaatatgaatattgatAAAAAGTGCTAAAGTTTTTACCGGGATAAGTTAATTGTCATTGAAATCAATGTCCCTATAGACTGTAGGGACATTCgcaaaaagtattaattatctctaaaaattgaaatatttacaAGAGTGTTAATTGTCTATAAAAAAGCATATTTGTGTCGATTAAGcaattattgttattaattacCGCTACACATCATTTTTGATATTGACTTGCAATTGCTCATCTTTTTTAACTTGGCTATAAGGAATCCATCCAAGTTGTGCACATGATGATAGAATGGGCTTGTCAACAAAAGATGTGTGGAAACACTGCAAACATAGGcttagatttatttttgttttgttaaatAGGTTAATTAGATATTCATATGTTTAATGACAAACCATCTTAATCATTTAATGTTAAGATAAAGAGATAAGATCTTAATCATTAAGATATACATTCAAATTCAGATGTTTTAAAAATAGCGAAAACAAATGAAGCATTAATTCCCCTATGACTATTTTTGAAGAGCAAAAAGAAGGggcaaaaattaaatatcacaaATGTAGGGGACAATTTGTGCAAACATTTAATAGAATTAAATTTAGAAACCCAAGTTTTACCTTTGGTCAAACTAAATCGAAATTATAAATCCCAACAATTTTTAGAAATTTCTTCCTCTCTTATCAAAATTCTTCATAAACAACAGCGAAAACAACTTCTCTATTCGATGGATTCTCAAAAGACCTCTGTTGGTGCTAAAATCGTTCAAACTTCATTGAATCATGGAGAACTTTTTGGTATGTATGTGTTCATTGTTTCTTCTAATTTgggaaaaatttaatttatatacatcattatatgacttttataaacttttttaCTATAATTAGTGATTAGGATTTTCTTGATGATTGACAGGTGTAGTTGGTAAGGTGCAGGTAATCCTTGTGAAAACTGGAGAGGTAAGATTTGTTTTACTTAAATGATTTTTAGCCTAAAGCATTTGTTTTTATATCATACCCATGATTAAAGTTCTTATGAATTGAAGGTCATGTCTTGTGAATTTTTCGGTTGATTTTACTAAATGATGCAAAGCCTATTATCTTTTACGCAGGACATTGTGTCTAAGATAATGAATTTATCACAACAAGGACCTATGAAAATTTGTGTTCATTCTGCAACGGGTGGCATACGTAACGTCACCCTCCAAGAGTCTGCAACGGGTGGTGGCATTGTGACATATGAGGTATGTATTAGTTTTAGCTTAGACACACTTACTATTTTTCCTGCCTCTTTGTCGAGGCATGATGTGATAGTTTATGCTTAGTTAGTTTATGACTCTAGCTATGTATGTTATCTTTCACTAGATTTTGATGAACTCACTTGCAGATATAAGATTTCAATTTTAtggatttttaattttgaaacggttattttaattattaataattgtgTTCTAAATTTAGTAAGTTATTTTAGCAAAATCTACTGAATTTAGTCAACCGATATGGACTTCAAGCTCCACTTCTAATGACAGTCAGTTAGAAGATGTGAAAatcttattttagttaattGACCCCTAGTCCTTTTTTGCGCTTTGAATTGTTTTAGTCACAAGTATATTGAATGTGcttgaagaaaaaaacacaataaaacatttaacataTGCTATTGAGCTCATATTAATTGTCAATTGATTTTACTTGTTTTGGTGTTTCTACCTTATATACTATGCACAAGTATCTAGTTGTATGTACATCAATTGGAAATGTAGTTAAGTTAGGTATGTATATTAATGCTTGAATTTTATAAAGGTGATAATCGATTGTACATTAATTGATTTCTAGCCTACTTATTTGGCATTGCTTATCAAGTATGGATatcttttgttatttatatGCAGGGTCAATTTTTCATCATCTCATTATCAGGGTCAGTCATGTTGTCAAAAAGTAGTAGAACATGTGATCTTAGCGTGATGTTATCTAGGTCAGATCATATTGTTCTTGGCGGTTGCTTTGCTGCAAAGCTCATAGCTGCTACTCCGGTACAGGTGTTATTCTAACTATACTTATCCTTGGTGCATGACTCGAAATTCAGTGGACAATGGTCTCAACCCTATATTTATCACTTAAGTAGAAAGCTTACTTTGAACCTTGTTGTGTGCAAAACTTGCAGCCTTGGGATGTTCTTACCCTTATTTTTGAGTGTTTATTGTGAACTTGCTAATGATTTTCAGTTCACTATCAGGTGGTTCTGAGTAGCTTTATTCCCGAAAAGGAAAAGCCCGagtctaagggtgatgatgatgCTCCCAAGGATATTCGAATCGTTGATCCCCCCGGTAGCTGTGTAGGCAATTGAATGCAGAGACCAAGGGGCAGATCCTTCTACTCCTCTCAACAACGAATGTGTTGTTGAAGTTGGATTTTCTTATCGTCCCTTCCAAGACATTTCTTCTAAAGTGTGGCATACGAGCCAGATTGAGAAAGTCATTGATTTTGAAGTTTGAAGTTTGTGATTATGAGTTGAAGAATGTATTATATTGTTGTCCGTTGCATTTGAATATTTACTGATTTTATATCTTAGCTTAAAATGAGATGGTTGGAAAGACTAGAATTAATTTTGGGTGTATTCAATCATGTTACTTATGAAGGATTGCTCTAATAGTTGCTTTAGGTATTTTTTATCACTGAATTTATTTGGAACTATAACATCTtgcaaataaaaataactaggaagaagTTAAGAATTTGAAAGTCATTTTTTGGGAAGTACacaaaaaatctagaaaatttgtCAACTACGTTAAGTTGAGTTTTTAGTCaatttcaaatgatcataactcctttctcaggatgatttaggtgtgtTTCCAGATATATTAGGAAAGATcttggaataatctttccaatGCCGCCAAATTTACTCAATTCCAAGATTTATGAGTGAGATATGTCTTAGAAGTTGTGTTGTCTAATtaagaaaagtcaaaaaattGGATGTTTGAAGGGTGGTTTGGTCTTTTCCCTAtcctattattttaattaatttttggtaATTACTTAGGGGTCTAAACTAAACTTAGTCAGTTTgtgtttttgaaaattgagttagggttttagaggagaaaaaataagagaaaagagaagaagaagaagcaaggaaattgtcaagttcttcaagaatcGCTTGTGAAATTTTGAAAGGGGTGATCCCTACAGTTCTGTGAGATCACATAGCGCTGGGTTATTTCACCCACTCgccaatcatgatttatttcagCGTATTGAAGTCTTTGAAAGTTTAGAAATGAATTCTTGATGGGTTTGTTGAAGTTCCTTTGATTTCTTGATTCATTGAAATTGTTGAGGAGTTATTTGATCCAAATTCATGTAATTAGGTGTGATTTCAAGTTAAATCTTTCATACTTTAAACATGTAATCGATTCTAAATATTTGGGGAAAGAACCAAGTGAAATTATTAGAGGATTTATAGTTGAAAACCGAGCAAGAAAATTCAGAATGCACCGGGGTAGGGGCCTGGACGCCCCTATTCTCAGAGCCCCAAAGAAGGGGTCTCTGAAGTATGGGCTATGGGATGTCACTCCATCCAGTGCCCCTTCCCACCCAAGCCTCCGAAGTTTTAAGGTTGGCGCCctacgcctctcagagcgccaggaCACCAGTTCTTCCCATTTCTTCCCCATCTTTCCATACTAGTTCCTTAGCAACATACCTATATTTTCTAGtagattccaacactctaagatgtgtctaaacatcatgaaatcatccataagcatgagatcatgaatcttgaatccataatccaattcaaagaaagttaagatcaaagtcagaaaaagtaagagtcaagtcaagaagaGTTCTTAGAGTTTTCAACAGacttttccaaatattttaacttttttttaagacttaaagttcaagttgagtaaagagtaaatattgaagttcatttcttcaaagagtatatggggactatggaTTCCCaaagatttaaaatgttttcacatttaaaaaaggtTACAAAGATGGACTTTGAGCTAAcctttgagcaattatctcaaatcacaaagaattatgtttttaaaccaTAAGAGTGATCatcatattttgggagtagtattgagcagcGATATATGAAAGAGTTCCAAAAACtcacagcccccataaaccatgtagccaccatgggtagaagaGGGTCagactttttagatgatttcttagtGCTTTTAAGCATAGACTAGTgtatccacttagtagttcaaaTTCTTTACCCTCTGCAAGGTATATGACGACCTTGGTACTGTGAGAAAAAACATATCATCACAATAGCTTTTACCTGACGGTTGTCCATTATAGAAATTCACACAGAAGTAATTGTATTCTTGTATACACagtttaattgtatttttacattcatttcAAAGTTATATTGTCAAGATTAAATGTTGTCTATGTGGAGTGTGATACTGTGATGTGgaaattgtttaaaataaaagagagagtgtATCACACACACCATGATGAGAATGATATAAGAGAAAGAGGTGTGtttttcaaactaaaaagtgatagtttagatatgaaacttAAACTTTCAATAGTTAGTTTACGTgtgtttttgacacttatctcTTTAAAGTAATCAAATTTTAGAAGAGATTACTTTGTAccttgtatatttaatttttaatgtcaTGGAGAGAGCGAAAAAATTTACAAGTTAGACATAAAACTTAAACTCATTTAAAATAATCTCGTGCAATAATCTAAACATATCAATGTTCTATTATACTTAATTttgtaaaactattttttaaaaataagtataggcaaaaataaaatatcagtaATATAAGGGACTATTTGTGAAAACATTTAAAGcatttatatttacaaaatcTAATTGAACTGATTGGTCAAATGTAACTAATTAAGTAGTAAACTCAAATGATAACTTTCTTCCTCTCAAAAATTTCTTTAGTTGAAAATTAGCTAAAACAATTTTTCTCTTCTATGGATCCCCAATTGTCTTCTGTTGATGTTAACGCTGCTCAAATTTCGTTGAATCATGGTATCTATGTCttaattgttttttataatttggGAAGATTTACttatatacttttttatataattttttaaaactttattactATAGTTAGTAATTATTGAGTTTTCTTGATGGTTGTCCGGTGTAGCTGGTACAAAGTTAATCCGTGTGAATGCTGGGGAggtaaaatatgtattttccaTAGCATGATTTGCAGATCTTAGATTAACCTATATGGTATTTTGTTGTTCTGCAAGTAGTTTGAGTTTTGAATTTCATATGagagaaaatagaagaaattaatttatttctatatttaactttttgttGGCTTCCTTGTTATGTATTTGGGTTGatacatcaataataaattgatgaaaaaatattcaaggatgaaataaAAGACCCAAACTACAAAAATTAATTGACTTTCTAATGATAAAATAAGCTTATGTTTTTTATAAGTAACTTTTTTGTGTTTCTTGAGATAAATAAGGTATTGCTATCAATTCATGTGACACGTCAAAGTTTTATTTGTGTGTTTCGTCGAATTATCactattttttcccttttatttgaATAGTGAAGATCCTGACCCTTCTATCCTACATTTCCTTCTAGTGCATTCAATTCTTGGTTTACTGTTGCCTTGAAACTTTTACTGTTTTTTCATCTCCAACATGTTAACAAATTACTTCGAGGATTTGAAGTTAAGGAAGATGTTAATAACTTGTGTAGATTGGtgattaaaaaattaagcaaCAAAAAATGAGAGAATTATTATGGGGCTCATAGCTccatttcttaaaatataaaagtttactattactaaaaaaatatttattatacccataatcaaatttctttttaaaaaatttcttgaaCAAAAGTTCTTGTcatgtaaattttttgtttgactTCACGCAGGACATTGTATATAAGATAATGGATTTctcacaacaagaagaaatgaaaatttCTATTCAACTTACTGGAGAGGTGTGTAGCGTCACGCTACAAGAAGAGTCTGAAATGGATCGTAACATTGTGACACATGAGGTGTGTATACGTTTTAGCTTAAACACACTTACCTATGCTTGGAAAATTTGACTATGACCTATAAATCTAACTTTTTTAActtctaattttcaaataaaagtttgaattaaagagaaatcatcaaaaacacacttaaaatattgttgcttttaaTATTATGAGTATCTTGGTTGAACTATCAAGTATTTGCTTTTTCTACCTACTATCAACTATGTATGCCACAAGTGCAAAAGGCTAACGTTAGGTTTAGAGAAATCAATGAATTTATTAACAAATAAAGTTATTGAGCGCATGATCTTTATAAAGGAAAAGATTCTCGTACTAGCTACACTTAGAATTCTActacaatataaaattataatttacatGAGCAGTATAGGTTTACTATTACTACAATACCTTATCCTAGTAATCGTACATAAGTTAGGATTTAGCAGTCTAGTCCTAATATGACTCTTTTACTCTACATTAGTAAACATGTCAACTTGCTTGGACCTGTTCGAGACTGATAGAATCGACGAGATTTTATTCTGGCACTCAAAACTCCAAAACACTCTAACAACTTAGCCTTCAAAACTCACAAACTTACTAGATTCTAAATTTTTAACTCAATTTCAAAACCATCCCTTCAAACTCAATCAACAATAACTCAAGGTTGATAATGGTAGGGTCAAAATGGTAGATTTAGAAACTTTTTAAGAATGACCGACCGGATAATTACAGAAATATATGCTAAACctataaaatcatgtttttggtgcttgtttaagaccatacaATGCATTTTTAGGTAGACATACATGATGAAGATACTTAGGATCAATTAATCCAGGAGGTTGACTCATGTACACCTCCTCTTGTAGAAAACTATGGAAGAatgtattcatatatatatatatatatatatatatatatatatattcctaaCTCCCCACTTTGAGATGATTGCACGGGATAGCACCACCTTAATATTTATGACTTTAACCACATAGTTAaatgtttcttcaaaatatatcCCTTCAAGCTGTGAGAATCCCCTGGCCACAAGTATGGCCATGTATCTATCAACTATCTACCAGCTTTCAATATTATCTTGAACACCCATTTTGAATAAACCAAGTTTATACCAGGAGATTTGGACACCAATATCCATGTCTTATTAGTATGCGAAACTTTGATTTCTTCGTGCATAGGTGCAAGTCAATGAGGTAACCCTTTGTTCTTCCTTAGTAGTATTTGGTTCCCTCAAAATCTCTTTGCTGATGGAAGCAACACATATATGTGGTGTTCCTTTGTCTTGTGTGTAGTGATTGTTATTCAACTTGAATTCCtaagatacttagaacaaaactttgaagaacttcgcaagaaataacaaaatttaaagagtattttcaaaactagaaaattaagactagcagaggaaataaatttatgattagaaacaatataaaaatatatttctcaaataaagaAAATCGAGCCCAATGAATGCACAATgcccccttaaggaaattattccccttaAGAGCTGAGGTTAACAAAATATATCCTCCCAAGATAGAACGATCTTACTCACAGGTGTATCGGTACCTAAAACCACGGTGTCAACAAACCACTCAATGACAGTAAAATACACTTTTAATACTAGATTTattagtagtagaagaagtccaAAAAATTATGTTCTTAAAATAAGAGGAGAttctcaatttatagaaaacaaagtatagtgtgaaaaaaaatcttattgtgTCTTAccgaaaaggtcacaaacctttggaaaagtcacaatctttctcGGAAAGGTCACCACCtacataaaagtcacaatttttcataaaagtctcaacttttcataaaactcgcaagttttcataaaagtcgcaactattCATTTTctattcacaccttttaaaacccaacagtATTCATATGATGCCCTTGTGGTGCAAGAGATGCATCAATTAAAGTAGTTTATTAAGTGTAGTATCTTCAAGTTGACGATGTTATGTCATATTCCATTTTGGAGAAGTCAATTTCTAAATGTATTCCTTGTGGATTAGACACATAGAATGTGGGATTGATAAACCGTCGTTGAATGGACTTGCACATGCAACCTGATCCTCACTGCCACTATCTGATCCTACACCTGCAACTGAAGTCTCATCAAACTGAGTCTCATTACCACTGTCTGGATCATCACTTTCAACATGTTCCTCATTATCATCATCTGAACCTGCACCTGACGGGTCATAGCACTATCATCTCCAAGGGTATATGAGTTGTTGTAATAGAATTTTCACGAGTAACTTGTGTACTATCAACTTGTACTTCCATTGAATTATGATCAACATGTGCCTATAGTTAAGAGAGATTCCACAAAAGCAGGAAGATGAAGTGAGACATCAATGTTAGTTTGATATTGACTTGGATACAAATAGGGTATTGTGTTTTAATCAAACAAAACATGTCTGGATAAGTACATCCTCCAGGTAGAAGGACGATAATATGTGTATCCTTTGTGTAAGCTGATATAACCTATAAGCACACAAAGGTAACTCTTTTTATTGAACTTGTTACTACCCCTTGATATATGGAAAACTTCTACAATAAAAAACTTTTAAGCTATTGTAATCAGGTTGCCTTTCATACAACTTACAAGAAGAGTCACCATCTTTAATACTGAGGAGGACAATCTATTAATGAGGAACACTACAGTAAGGAAGACTTAACGTGCGGATATAAATGGAGGTTAGCATGAAAAATTCTCACGATGCCACaagctttcaaaatttttatgaaGTCTGTTTTAATAAATTCACCACCTCCATCACACTgaaatttcttaatttctttagaaAATTGTTTTTCCTCCATCTTTCTAGAATTTtacaaaaactttaaaaaactAAGATTTATTTGTCAGTATCTTGTGTGACCATCTACAAACACgacataatatttcatatgtaGAGAAGATTCAACAGGAGCTGGTCTCCACAAGTCACAATTAATTTTCAATAAAgttttcttctcaattttatttctcaaatcatATGGAAGATTACAACTTTTTTCCATCGGTTACTAGAACAAACAAAATGCATTTTATTCCTACTACTAACATTGGTGCAAATATTACTACTCAAAACTTTTAAAGACTTCAAACTAGGGTTTTCTAATCTAGTATGTCACATGTTGTCTGATGTGTTCCAATTGTGTGCATCAATTAATAAAGGATAGAGATTGCTATCTTCCAAAaatagagttcattccttttaGATATTTAGCCATCCGTGTCCtttgtcttctttttctttataacaAAGTTAGTTTCATCGAATTCAAGAGTGCAACAGTTATCCTTTGCAAGTTTACTAACTTAGAGTAGATTTTTATTAATCTTAGGAACTACAACAACTACTCTAACTTCAGGCCTTATCCTGATATGTTTCCAATATGTGTTATGTCTAATTTTTATCCATTCACAATAATGATTTATCTGGTCCATTATAGTGTTTAAGACCAGTTAAAATACCTGAGTTACTTGTCATATGACTACCTAATCCTGAGTCCGTATATAAAGCTCATCAATAGTTTTTTGTAGTTTGGCAGCAACCAATGCTTGTGGTAACTCATCTGCAACTTGGTAAGAGTGGTCCCACATATAGAAACATCAATATGGTTATTCGAACCACGAATTCACGTGCCTCGATATTGTTTCTCTTCTAACTTTCACTTGAAAAACTGTTCTAAGAACCTGGTCTTTATTTAGTATTATAAGAACATGTTCCTTGTTCAGCAAACTTGAAGCCTCTTCCTCTAGAGTTGATGTTATTGTTTCCTCTATTTGATGGTAGTTTCCTTTTTCCTGCCCATTAGGGCAGAGAAcgtcatgttattatttttttgtggcGCTTCTTCTTTGTCCTCCTTCATATTAAACCCATCAGagcattaaaaaaaagattaagagATAGATATGGTGTTTTACCTAGCATGACAATCCTGAATGTACTTGTGAATGGATACAAGACCATCACATATGCATTTGAATTCCTTAATATATTAATCAATCTTTTTGGTTCCTAGCATAACACTTTGCAATTGTTATTTAAGCCAAAACTTCTTATATTTCATTGCTTGAAGATAAGTTTCTTTCAAGCATTACTACATATCATTGGAAGTTGAGCATCCTACAATCAAGTACATGATCTCGTGTCTAGGTGCCAAGGATCCAACTCTTTAGGAATGTGTCTTTATCCTCTAGtcattaatattattgttgtcTTATGTATCCTTCTCAACTGCTACAACTTTCTCAACACTCTGACAAATGGAATGCACACTTTTAGTTGGTTCATTCAACATGACGAGGTAGGAAAATCTCATCGCCTGAAACAATTGAGGTATTTGTGTTCTCCAAATATGATAATTTGTTGGCTTGAATTTAATGGAACATGGTTCCATAAAATGGTGAAGTGAGGAGATTGATGGAGTGTTGGTAGAAGAGGCCATTCTAATACGATCGGGTggttattttgaattttgtatcTCATACATTAAAGAGCAGAAAATCTTTTAAGCTCTTATACCATGTAAAAATATCACGTTAGGTTTAGAGAAATCAAGTAttgtattaataaataaaactattgAGTACATGCTCATTATATAAGAGAAGAGTCATATACTATCTACACATAGAAAACTActacaatataaaattataatttacatGAGTAGTATAGGTTTACTATTACTACTATAACTACAACTCCGAATCCTAGTCGACTTTAGCTCCATACACGATACAATAGCTTAGTTGTACATAAGTTTGGATTTAGTAGTCGAGTCCTAATATGACTCTAACTTTACACCAATAAACATGTCATCTTACTTAGACCTGTTCCTTAGATATATTTCTATCATTAGCTTCCATCATCTTCAAGAACGTAAAGGACATGTTTCAATGTTCTTATAATATATCATGACTTAGCCTAGTAGATGTTGATGAATTTCAGTCCCAGTGTTAGCATTTAGATTCAGACTCTAAGGATTAGATATTAACTAAATACATTGCTTGTTTAATAAAATCAgttaattcaatcaatattatttAGAGTTAGTTAAATTTAGGATTTCGCTTAACGAACTCATTTGCAGagattaaatttaaactttatgggtattaattttagaataaggattttaaatattaataatcgTGATCTAATCTTAATACACTATTTCAACAAAAGCTACTGAATTTGAGCGACCCCATATGGGCTTGTAGCTCCACTTCTATGTTGACAGTCAGTTGGAGTTGGGTGTCAATGACGTTGTGTGAGAATCTTATTTTAGCTTTTTTTGACCCCTGGtccttttttatgtttaaagtATTTTCTTTCACAAGTATATTAGATGTACTTGAAGTGGGCtgaaacagaaacacaataacACCTTTAACATACAATATTAAGCCTATATTGCAACAAATTGACTTAGTTGGGacttcattttccttaatttttatatttctgCATTGATGACAGATATACTTCTTCCTTTATATTAATGCTTAAATTTGATAAATCTGATAATCGAATATACATTTATTGTCTTCTAGTATACTTATTTTGCGTTGCTCATCAATCATGTCTGTCTTCTAGTATACTTATTTTGCGTTGCTCATCAATCATgccttttatttgttatatgcAGGGTCGATTTCTCATCATGTTATTATCATTGTCTTTCATGGTGTCAAAAAGTAGTAGAATATGTGGTCTTCACGTGGTACTATCTAGGCCAGATCATACTGTTTTCGGCGGCTACGT includes:
- the LOC107016899 gene encoding AT-hook motif nuclear-localized protein 10-like, whose translation is MDSQKTSVGAKIVQTSLNHGELFGVVGKVQVILVKTGEDIVSKIMNLSQQGPMKICVHSATGGIRNVTLQESATGGGIVTYEGQFFIISLSGSVMLSKSSRTCDLSVMLSRSDHIVLGGCFAAKLIAATPVQVVLSSFIPEKEKPESKGDDDAPKDIRIVDPPGSCVGN